From Scophthalmus maximus strain ysfricsl-2021 chromosome 14, ASM2237912v1, whole genome shotgun sequence, one genomic window encodes:
- the tmem198a gene encoding transmembrane protein 198-B has protein sequence MTSTSRLLGLSEVGLRCDQEIERRYEIVPSVVCSMCCLFGIIYCFFGYRCFKAVLFLTGLMFGSVVIFMLCYKERVMDTQLSVEASVGIGLGIGTLCGLVTMLVRSVGLFMVGLLLGLLVGVASLVVMEEFYHPRTVWVPLGILLGSGTLFAVLTLQWQCCFVTLSTATFGSAVITVTVDYFIELFALVHYVYERLRVAPKKPVCWFTWVILGVWPVLTLLGVLIQWKVTAEGFSHTEVVLSRQQRRVQLMRIRQREERLKKEKENKKKKKGQSQKTSHKQKAHAHHHHHHHHHQQYHHPAASHPHHQTQSSQPPKLPPPQTDPGYHRRVNPKRRFDGDVLSQSYIRNFRDRQTDRRAYSHSRMMSRSRMAELDYDCGSQVPLTAQSGPPVRI, from the exons ATGACGTCTACCAGCCGACTGTTGGGTTTGTCGGAGGTGGGCCTGAGGTGTGACCAGGAGATCGAGCGGAGATACGAGATTGTGCCCTCAGTGGTTTGCTCTATGTGCTGCCTCTTTGGAATCATCTACTGCTTCTTCG gctATCGATGCTTCAAGGCAGTGCTGTTCCTCACGGGCCTGATGTTTGGCTCGGTGGTCATCTTCATGCTGTGCTACAAGGAGAGGGTGATGGACACTCAGCTGAGCGTCGAGGCCTCGGTCGGCATCGGCCTGGGCATCGGGACCCTGTGCGGCCTGGTGACCATGCTGGTGCGCAGCGTGGGACTGTTTATGGTGGGCCTGCTGCTCGGCCTGCTGGTTGGAGTGGCTTCGCTGGTG GTCATGGAGGAGTTCTACCACCCCAGAACAGTCTGGGTTCCTCTGGGTATCCTCCTGGGATCTGGAACGTTATTCGCTGTCCTCACTCTTCAGTGGCAGTGCTGCTTCGTCACCCTCTCCACCGCCACTTTTGGCTCCGCCGTCATCACTGTCACCGTGGATTACTTTATAGAGCTGTTTGCCTTGGTACACTATGTCTACGAGAGACTCCGG GTGGCACCTAAGAAGCCAGTGTGCTGGTTCACCTGGGTCATCTTGGGAGTGTGGCCCGTCCTGACCCTCCTCGGTGTGCTCATCCAATGGAAAGTCACTGCAGAGGGATTTTCTCACACAGAGG TGGTTCTGAGCCGACAGCAACGGAGGGTCCAGCTCATGCGCATCCGACAGCGTGAAGAGAGGCtcaaaaaggagaaggagaacaagaagaagaaaaagggacagAGCCAGAAGACCAGCCACAAGCAGAAGGCCcacgcccaccaccaccaccaccaccaccaccaccagcaatATCACCACCCAGCAGCGTCCCACCCGCATCACCAAACGCAGAGCTCTCAGCCTCCTAAACTCCCTCCGCCTCAGACTGACCCCGGCTACCACCGCAGGGTCAATCCTAAGAGACGCTTCGATGGAGATGTGCTGTCACAG AGCTACATCAGGAATTTCAGGGACAGGCAGACTGACAGACGGGCCTACTCCCACAGTCGAATGATGAGCCGCTCCCGGATGGCCGAACTCGACTACGATTGTGGCTCTCAAGTTCCCCTCACGGCCCAGAGCGGGCCCCCGGTTCGCATATGA